The following coding sequences lie in one Zingiber officinale cultivar Zhangliang chromosome 2B, Zo_v1.1, whole genome shotgun sequence genomic window:
- the LOC122048281 gene encoding pentatricopeptide repeat-containing protein At2g41080-like: MYLKLGRVPAARAVFDAMACRNVMSFNILIGGLIHNGDINAARKLFDEMPERNLATWNAMIAGLAHFELDEEGLECFLRSRREGLRPDEFGSGRQIHAFVVINGFEQDMCVGSSLAHMYMRSGHLEEGERVLRGLPFLNVVSCHTVIAGRAQNGDPEGAFHHFILMKNVGLLPDHISLMENCYFYASESRKLEEQQQQEGPDFSHYN; encoded by the exons ATGTACCTCAAACTTGGCCGGGTCCCCGCCGCCCGCGCCGTGTTTGACGCAATGGCATGTCGAAACGTGATGTCCTTCAACATCCTCATCGGCGGCCTCATCCACAACGGGGACATCAACGCTGCCCGCAAGCTGTTCGATGAAATGCCAGAGAGGAACCTCGCCACCTGGAACGCCATGATTGCCGGGCTGGCTCACTTCGAGCTCGACGAGGAGGGACTCGAGTGCTTCCTGAGGTCGAGGAGGGAGGGCCTGCGTCCCGATGAGTTTG GTTCTGGTCGCCAAATCCATGCCTTCGTGGTTATCAATGGGTTTGAGCAGGACATGTGTGTTGGGAGCTCTCTAGCTCACATGTACATGAGAAGTGGTCATCTTGAAGAAGGAGAAAGGGTTCTGAGAGGATTGCCTTTCCTCAATGTGGTCTCTTGCCATACTGTGATTGCAGGAAGAGCACAAAATGGGGACCCTGAAGGGGCCTTCCACCATTTCATCCTCATGAAGAATGTCGGATTGTTGCCAGACCAT ATTTCTTTAATGGAGAA TTGCTATTTTTATGCCTCTGAATCCAGGAAATTAGAAGAACAGCAGCAACAGGAAGGTCCTGACTTCTCCCATTACAATTAG
- the LOC122048282 gene encoding uncharacterized protein LOC122048282, producing MDSPGADWSPESELELQEMLLGLASSDEFKKNTRIMKEMINDVISKVNKPLSKGEVLWRLMMQLDLDVGRDCSRIFAIGTHVAWPTRWVVMKNEKPQRKKSIAKRSNPVLPSNVPRSLHLLYCYSMCVLDSPEKTISIIFYHDFFDH from the exons ATGGATTCGCCGGGTGCTGATTGGAGTCCGGAATCCGAGTTAGAGCTTCAGGAGATGTTATTGG GTCTGGCATCTTCTgacgaattcaagaagaacacgAGAATCATGAAAGAAATGATCAATGATGTGATCAGCAAGGTAAACAAGCCACTCAGTAAAGGCGAGGTCTTGTGGCGCTTGATGATGCAGCTCGACCTTGATGTTGGTCGTGATTGTTCTAGGATTTTTGCTATAGGGACGCATGTTGCTTGGCCTACACGTTGGGTAGTGATGAAAAATGAG AAGCCTCAAAGGAAGAAAAGTATTGCAAAAAGAAGTAATCCTGTCTTGCCATCAAATGTGCCACGGTCATTACATCTATTGTACTGTTACTCTATGTGTGTTTTGGACAGCCCTGAAAAAACtatatcaattattttttatcatgatttctttgaccATTAG